A genome region from Synergistaceae bacterium includes the following:
- a CDS encoding DUF3343 domain-containing protein, with amino-acid sequence MRCLATFEITSMAVLFERVCRKHGIKAKIVPVPRSISASCGLACDFPCEEEERVRALCESERIETTSFHRME; translated from the coding sequence ATGCGCTGCCTGGCGACGTTCGAGATAACCAGCATGGCCGTCCTGTTCGAGCGGGTATGCCGCAAACACGGGATTAAGGCGAAGATAGTCCCCGTGCCGCGCAGCATCTCCGCAAGCTGTGGCCTGGCCTGCGACTTCCCCTGCGAGGAGGAGGAACGTGTCCGCGCCCTGTGCGAGTCCGAGCGCATCGAGACCACCTCCTTCCACCGCATGGAGTGA
- the larC gene encoding nickel pincer cofactor biosynthesis protein LarC, producing the protein MRTLYLDCFAGIAGDMFLGAMLDLGLDEAEFLRTMRELVLFPQGHGHHSHHHGEGPRKHPSITVARTSRGGIAAAKVNVASFEDHPHRGLSDILAIIDASPLSLQVKERSVKAFRLLAEAEGKVHGMPPEEVHFHEVGAIDSIVDIIGAFVLLEMAEVDRVVSSPLNVGHGTIKCAHGILPVPAPATAELLEGLPVRVEGGPMERVTPTGALLVRMLAESFGPIPNGKLLASGKGAGDRESDIPNVLRVMLLEADETAEDGFLRDSGVIIETNIDDMNPQYYSPVIERLMAEGALDAWATPILMKKGRPATTLGCLCNLGSEEKFARLIIRETTTLGVRMHTVRRLKANAEVVERETKWGRARYKIARTGDGTRVNPEYEDVSRMSAEQNIPLSDMRELLLAEYGDE; encoded by the coding sequence ATGAGAACGCTCTACCTCGACTGCTTCGCCGGCATCGCGGGGGACATGTTCCTAGGCGCTATGCTGGACCTTGGACTGGACGAGGCCGAGTTCCTTCGGACAATGCGGGAGCTAGTGCTCTTTCCGCAAGGACATGGCCATCATTCTCACCACCACGGCGAGGGCCCGCGGAAGCACCCGTCGATAACCGTAGCCCGCACCTCGCGGGGAGGGATCGCGGCGGCCAAGGTTAATGTTGCGTCCTTCGAGGACCACCCTCACAGAGGTTTGTCAGACATACTCGCGATAATCGACGCAAGCCCGTTGTCGCTCCAGGTGAAGGAACGCAGTGTCAAGGCGTTTCGCCTGCTGGCCGAGGCCGAAGGCAAGGTGCACGGCATGCCCCCCGAGGAGGTACACTTCCACGAGGTCGGCGCCATCGACTCCATAGTGGACATAATCGGCGCCTTCGTCTTGCTGGAGATGGCAGAGGTCGACAGGGTCGTCTCGTCGCCGCTGAACGTAGGGCACGGCACGATAAAGTGCGCCCACGGGATTCTTCCCGTACCGGCTCCCGCCACAGCGGAGCTGCTCGAAGGCCTGCCGGTCAGGGTCGAGGGAGGCCCCATGGAGAGGGTCACTCCGACGGGAGCTCTGCTGGTCCGAATGCTGGCCGAGTCGTTCGGCCCCATCCCGAACGGAAAGCTGCTCGCAAGCGGCAAGGGAGCGGGCGACAGGGAGAGCGACATACCCAACGTCCTGCGAGTGATGCTGCTTGAGGCGGACGAGACCGCCGAGGACGGCTTCCTTCGCGACTCAGGGGTAATAATCGAGACCAACATCGACGACATGAACCCTCAGTACTACTCCCCCGTGATCGAGAGGCTGATGGCCGAGGGCGCCCTGGACGCTTGGGCGACCCCCATCCTCATGAAGAAGGGCCGTCCGGCGACGACTCTTGGTTGCCTGTGCAACCTCGGGTCGGAGGAGAAGTTCGCCCGGCTGATCATCCGAGAGACCACCACTCTGGGAGTGCGGATGCACACGGTTCGGAGGCTCAAGGCGAACGCGGAGGTCGTCGAGAGGGAGACGAAATGGGGCAGGGCCCGCTACAAGATCGCCCGCACCGGCGACGGAACCCGGGTCAACCCGGAGTACGAGGACGTGAGCCGCATGTCCGCCGAGCAAAACATACCCCTGTCCGATATGCGCGAGCTGCTTCTAGCCGAGTACGGCGACGAATAA